The genome window AATGAAGCCCATTTTTTCGATTGCTTTTTTACAAGTTATATTTCTCGAATCAACATAACCTTCTATTCTATGCAAATTCAACGAATTATACGCAAAATCACAAATAAGAGGAAATGCTTCTTTCATAAATCCTTTGTTCCAAAAATCAGGCAATAACCAGAATCCAATTTCAGCTTTTTTGTTCTTTTTATCTAAATTATTCAACCCTCCAACTCCGTAAAAAGTAGAGTTATCAACAGAACAGATCGCCCAATAAATTCCTGTTTCGTTTTCTTCTAATCCTTTGTACCAATCAATTTGTTCCTGAGTTTCTTCTAAAGTTTTATAACTTACTCCATAATATTTTATCACTTCTGGATGCGATAAGCCTTTAAAAATATCATGAATATCTTCTTGAACAATTTGTCGAAAAAGCAATCGTTCAGAATTCAATATTGGAAAAGAATCAGAATTCATTTTTATTGATTTTTAATATAAGTTTCCACCACTTTTCTCAACGAATCAAAACCTATTTCATCTAAATTAATTTCGTTGATAGGAACCCACTTTACTTCTGCAATTTCATCTTTTTCAAGCGTAATTTCTTCATCTGGAAAATCAGCAATAAATGCTAAATCACACGTTTTATATGGAACTTCTTTGTACTCATATGTATTGGGTTGAGATAAAAAATACTTGAAATTCTCTAATGGAATTTTAATTCCTAATTCTTCCTCAATCTCTCGTTGACACGTTCTTTCTGCCGATTCATTTGGGTCTGTAAAACCTCCAGCCAAATCCAACATTCCTTTCTTTGGTTCTCTATTTCGAACTGTAAAAAGAATTTTATCTTCTTTTTTTAGAATAACCGCAACAGCAGCTGCCACATTTTGATAATAAACCAAATCACAATTTTTACACGACATTTTTCTAAA of Empedobacter falsenii contains these proteins:
- a CDS encoding GNAT family N-acetyltransferase gives rise to the protein MNSDSFPILNSERLLFRQIVQEDIHDIFKGLSHPEVIKYYGVSYKTLEETQEQIDWYKGLEENETGIYWAICSVDNSTFYGVGGLNNLDKKNKKAEIGFWLLPDFWNKGFMKEAFPLICDFAYNSLNLHRIEGYVDSRNITCKKAIEKMGFIFEGSMRDCEIKDNQFLSVDIYSKLKTD
- a CDS encoding NUDIX hydrolase, whose protein sequence is MIKSFKFCPNCGHSIDHFDFRKMSCKNCDLVYYQNVAAAVAVILKKEDKILFTVRNREPKKGMLDLAGGFTDPNESAERTCQREIEEELGIKIPLENFKYFLSQPNTYEYKEVPYKTCDLAFIADFPDEEITLEKDEIAEVKWVPINEINLDEIGFDSLRKVVETYIKNQ